Proteins co-encoded in one Acinetobacter lwoffii genomic window:
- the pdxR gene encoding MocR-like pyridoxine biosynthesis transcription factor PdxR, with product MRSLLGDYLLQRLQQDVTGTLQMRLFRCLRNAIIDSVLAPKTRLPASRDLAKEIQVSRNTVLNAYEQLQAQGYVDARTGQGTWVVEKLPESFLVKAEQNSPAVAEKKAQQNYNLSQRGSYLLGYSAASPYQWGAFVPGAPDVTEFPHHIFSKIQTRLSREPQVNNLIYSNAGGSLELRQELAEYLKIARSVQCDADQIIITEGTHQAIDLVSRTLSDIGDEVWIEDPAYWGARNILRINGVNLRSLPVDQEGIIPDLHPKKPPKLIFVTPSHQYPLGSHLSLERRKQLIALARQHNSWIVEDDYDSEFRFSGQPYPSLQGLEPDSPVIYMGTFSKTIYPALRIGYLVVPKQLFSSLRIVASELYRGGHLIDQQTLAEFIREGHYEAHIRRMRLLYGKRHAFLIDLIRRHLGEDFLHEYNTAAGLHLILKLTSSSDDVLIASKALELGIKVRALSQYYTKHYSTRQKGLLLGFACVSEQEILVAFGILLKCLREHGIRTLT from the coding sequence TTGCGTAGCTTGCTTGGAGATTATTTACTGCAGCGATTGCAGCAAGATGTCACAGGAACATTACAGATGCGCCTGTTCCGCTGCTTGCGTAACGCGATTATTGATAGCGTATTGGCTCCCAAAACCCGCTTGCCTGCATCACGTGATCTGGCTAAAGAGATTCAGGTATCGCGTAATACGGTGTTAAATGCCTATGAACAATTACAGGCACAGGGTTATGTTGATGCCCGTACCGGTCAAGGTACCTGGGTAGTAGAGAAATTACCCGAATCCTTTTTGGTGAAGGCAGAACAGAATTCTCCTGCCGTTGCAGAAAAAAAAGCACAGCAAAATTATAATCTGTCGCAACGCGGTTCTTACTTGCTCGGCTATTCCGCGGCTTCGCCTTATCAATGGGGAGCCTTTGTACCGGGCGCACCCGATGTAACCGAATTTCCGCATCATATTTTCAGCAAAATCCAAACGCGTTTGAGCCGTGAACCTCAAGTTAACAACCTGATTTACAGCAATGCCGGTGGCTCCCTAGAACTGCGTCAGGAGCTGGCAGAATATCTGAAAATTGCCCGTTCAGTGCAGTGCGATGCTGATCAGATCATTATTACCGAAGGCACCCATCAGGCGATTGATTTGGTCTCGCGTACTTTAAGCGACATAGGCGATGAGGTCTGGATCGAAGATCCAGCCTATTGGGGCGCGCGTAATATTTTACGAATTAATGGTGTGAATCTGCGTTCCTTACCGGTCGATCAGGAAGGGATTATTCCCGATCTGCATCCCAAGAAACCGCCTAAGCTGATTTTTGTGACGCCTTCGCATCAATATCCCTTAGGTTCACATTTAAGTTTGGAACGGCGCAAACAGTTAATTGCACTCGCACGCCAACACAACAGCTGGATTGTTGAAGATGATTATGACAGTGAGTTCAGGTTCTCGGGCCAGCCCTATCCTTCTTTACAAGGTTTGGAGCCGGATTCTCCGGTGATTTATATGGGGACGTTTAGTAAGACCATTTATCCGGCTCTGCGCATTGGCTATTTAGTGGTACCAAAGCAGCTCTTTTCTTCGTTGCGAATTGTGGCCTCGGAACTTTATCGTGGTGGTCACTTAATCGATCAGCAAACACTGGCTGAATTTATCCGTGAAGGACATTATGAGGCGCATATCCGACGGATGCGTTTATTGTATGGCAAACGCCACGCTTTTTTAATTGACCTGATTCGCCGACATTTAGGTGAAGATTTTCTGCATGAATACAATACCGCCGCCGGTTTGCATCTGATTTTAAAATTGACGAGCAGCAGTGATGATGTCTTGATTGCATCCAAAGCGCTTGAACTAGGAATCAAGGTCAGAGCCTTATCGCAATACTATACCAAACATTATTCCACCCGGCAGAAAGGATTATTACTGGGCTTTGCCTGTGTGAGTGAACAGGAAATTCTGGTGGCTTTCGGGATATTGTTAAAGTGCTTGCGCGAGCATGGGATCCGCACTTTAACTTAG
- a CDS encoding Glu/Leu/Phe/Val family dehydrogenase yields MKGLTYTEQGTTAWNNYLKQLDKVAPYLGELSERLDMLRRPKRSLIVDVPVIMDDGTVQHFEGYRVQHNLTRGPGKGGVRFHPDVNLDEVMALSAWMTIKCAALNLPFGGAKGGVRVDPSQLSKRELERLTRRYTAEINLIIGPQKDIPAPDVGTNPQIMAWMMDTFSMNAGSTITGVVTGKPVHLGGALGRSKATGRGVFISGREVAQQIGLDLKNARVCVQGFGNVGSEAALLFQENGSKVICVQDHSATLYQEQGIDIKKLLEYSNAHHKIQGFSASDEISASAFWTIPAEVFIPAALEGVINTQVAQNIQTKMILEGANGPTLTEADEILSERHITVVPDVICNAGGVTVSYFEWVQDLASYFWTEEEINQRMDASMKNAVQDVWQKAVQAGCSLRTAAYILACERILMARQERGIYPG; encoded by the coding sequence ATGAAAGGATTGACCTATACCGAGCAAGGTACAACGGCCTGGAACAATTATCTTAAGCAACTGGATAAAGTAGCGCCTTATCTGGGTGAGCTGAGTGAACGACTGGACATGCTGCGACGCCCAAAGCGCAGTTTAATTGTCGATGTTCCGGTCATCATGGATGATGGTACGGTTCAGCATTTTGAAGGCTATCGTGTTCAGCACAATTTAACTCGCGGTCCAGGCAAAGGCGGCGTGCGTTTTCATCCAGATGTCAATTTAGATGAGGTGATGGCTCTGTCGGCCTGGATGACGATCAAATGTGCTGCTCTAAATTTACCTTTTGGCGGTGCCAAAGGCGGTGTGCGAGTTGATCCGAGCCAGCTTTCCAAGCGCGAACTGGAACGCTTGACCCGACGTTATACGGCAGAAATCAATTTAATTATTGGACCGCAAAAAGATATTCCGGCGCCGGATGTTGGAACCAATCCGCAAATCATGGCCTGGATGATGGATACGTTTTCCATGAATGCGGGTTCTACGATTACTGGTGTAGTGACCGGAAAGCCGGTTCATTTAGGGGGGGCTTTAGGCCGCAGTAAAGCTACAGGTCGCGGCGTATTTATTAGCGGTCGTGAAGTTGCCCAGCAAATTGGTCTGGATTTAAAAAATGCCCGGGTCTGTGTACAGGGTTTCGGTAATGTGGGCAGTGAAGCTGCGCTGCTTTTCCAGGAAAATGGCAGCAAAGTGATCTGTGTTCAGGACCATTCTGCCACTCTGTATCAGGAACAGGGAATTGATATTAAAAAGCTGCTTGAATACTCCAATGCCCACCATAAAATTCAGGGATTTTCTGCCAGCGATGAAATTTCTGCATCAGCTTTCTGGACCATTCCCGCCGAAGTCTTTATTCCGGCAGCGCTGGAAGGTGTGATTAATACTCAGGTCGCGCAAAATATTCAGACCAAAATGATTCTGGAAGGTGCCAATGGTCCCACGTTGACTGAAGCCGATGAAATTCTGAGTGAGCGTCATATTACCGTGGTGCCAGACGTAATCTGCAATGCGGGTGGCGTGACGGTCAGCTATTTTGAATGGGTTCAGGATTTGGCCAGCTACTTCTGGACTGAGGAAGAGATTAACCAGCGTATGGATGCCAGCATGAAAAATGCGGTACAGGATGTATGGCAAAAAGCAGTTCAGGCCGGATGTTCTTTGCGTACAGCCGCTTATATTCTGGCTTGTGAGCGGATTTTAATGGCACGCCAGGAACGCGGCATCTATCCGGGTTAA
- the gabT gene encoding 4-aminobutyrate--2-oxoglutarate transaminase encodes MDSKHSALNARKQQATPRGVGVMCQWYAEKAENSTIWDAEGNQYIDFAGGIAVLNTGHRHPKIIAAVTEQLTKFTHTAYQVVPYESYVALAERINARAPIQGAAKTSFFSTGAEAVENAVKIARAHTGRHGIVTFGNGFHGRSFMTMAMTGKTAPYKRDFGMMPCGVFHARYPVESKGISVDDAMQSIEDIFAEDIAAHDVAAIVLEPVQGEGGFNVVPAEFLKRLRVLCDQNGILLIADEVQSGFARTGKLFAMDYYETKPDLITMAKSLGGGFPISGVVGRAEVMDAPNPGGLGGTYAGNPVAVAAAHAVLDIIEEEGLCERANDLGAELVDVLHELKMSSSMVKDIRALGSMVAVELETAEQAKAVQNHAMQNGLLILTCGRYGNVIRFLYPLTIPAEQFRAGLAILKQGFALSVAA; translated from the coding sequence ATGGACAGTAAACACTCAGCACTGAATGCACGTAAACAGCAGGCGACACCACGTGGTGTTGGGGTCATGTGTCAATGGTACGCGGAAAAAGCAGAAAACTCGACCATCTGGGATGCAGAAGGCAATCAATATATCGACTTTGCGGGCGGAATCGCCGTACTGAATACTGGCCATCGTCACCCTAAAATTATTGCTGCGGTCACTGAACAATTAACCAAATTTACCCATACGGCTTATCAGGTTGTACCATACGAGAGTTACGTTGCTCTGGCAGAACGTATCAATGCACGCGCTCCCATCCAAGGTGCTGCAAAAACCTCATTCTTTTCGACTGGTGCTGAAGCTGTCGAAAATGCAGTTAAAATTGCCCGTGCCCATACTGGCCGTCATGGCATTGTGACTTTTGGTAATGGTTTTCATGGCCGTTCATTCATGACGATGGCCATGACCGGTAAAACTGCACCTTATAAACGCGACTTTGGGATGATGCCTTGTGGTGTTTTCCATGCCCGTTACCCGGTGGAATCCAAAGGCATTAGTGTTGATGATGCAATGCAAAGCATTGAAGACATTTTCGCAGAAGATATTGCTGCGCATGACGTAGCAGCAATTGTGCTTGAGCCTGTACAAGGCGAAGGCGGATTTAATGTGGTGCCTGCAGAATTCCTGAAACGCTTGCGTGTCCTATGCGATCAAAACGGCATTTTACTGATTGCTGATGAAGTACAGTCTGGTTTTGCGCGTACAGGTAAACTGTTTGCGATGGATTATTATGAAACCAAGCCAGATCTGATTACGATGGCAAAGAGTCTGGGCGGCGGTTTCCCGATCTCAGGCGTTGTGGGTCGTGCTGAAGTCATGGATGCACCAAATCCAGGTGGATTGGGCGGTACTTATGCAGGTAACCCGGTTGCTGTTGCGGCTGCCCATGCGGTACTGGATATCATTGAAGAAGAAGGGCTTTGTGAAAGAGCGAATGATCTAGGCGCAGAACTGGTTGATGTTTTACATGAACTGAAAATGTCATCTAGCATGGTCAAAGATATTCGCGCACTGGGTTCAATGGTGGCAGTTGAGCTTGAAACCGCGGAACAGGCAAAAGCTGTACAAAACCATGCCATGCAAAATGGTCTGTTAATCCTGACCTGCGGTCGTTATGGTAATGTAATCCGTTTCCTATACCCGCTCACAATTCCGGCAGAACAGTTCCGTGCGGGATTGGCTATCTTGAAACAAGGGTTTGCACTGTCTGTCGCAGCCTAA
- a CDS encoding NAD-dependent succinate-semialdehyde dehydrogenase, whose translation MLQAQYRDLLQHPDISFDQPATGEYIEVNDAATQATLAWVKSHDRASVEQLIVRSQQAQKAWKAKTALERADVLWAWFDLMQEHKESLAQILTAEQGKPLAEARGEIGYAASFIRWFAEQARRIDGDVLTPTLAHQRLLVIKQAIGVTAAITPWNFPAAMITRKAAPALAAGCSMLVKPAEQTPLTAYALEVLALRAGLPQDVLLHVSGDAVAVGQVLCESETVKKLSFTGSTQVGRILMQQCAPTIKKLSLELGGNAPVLVFDDANLEQAVQGIMASKFRNSGQTCVCANRIYVQDGIYDALVEKLVAAVAKLKVGDGRDEASTQGPLIDEAAIEKVQSHIADAVSKGAQVKTGGQRSNLGGTFFEPTLLTEVTQQMRIAKEETFGPLAPLFRFKTEEEAIQMANDTEFGLATYVFTQSTARQWRVGEALEYGMVGINTGAISNEVAPFGGVKQSGLGREGSKFGMDEYLEMKYLCVDISS comes from the coding sequence ATGCTTCAAGCGCAATATAGAGATTTATTACAGCATCCTGATATCAGCTTCGATCAGCCTGCCACGGGTGAATATATTGAAGTCAACGATGCAGCAACCCAAGCCACTTTGGCCTGGGTAAAATCCCATGACCGGGCGTCTGTAGAACAGCTGATTGTTCGTTCTCAGCAAGCCCAGAAAGCCTGGAAAGCCAAGACAGCTCTTGAACGTGCGGATGTGCTTTGGGCCTGGTTCGATCTGATGCAGGAACATAAAGAGTCCTTGGCTCAGATCCTGACTGCTGAACAGGGCAAGCCACTGGCTGAGGCGCGTGGTGAAATTGGTTATGCCGCTTCCTTTATCCGCTGGTTTGCCGAGCAGGCGCGCCGTATTGATGGTGACGTGTTGACACCAACGCTTGCCCATCAACGTTTATTGGTTATCAAACAGGCGATTGGGGTAACAGCTGCGATCACGCCATGGAATTTCCCGGCGGCGATGATTACCCGTAAAGCCGCGCCAGCTCTGGCTGCTGGCTGTTCCATGCTGGTTAAACCGGCTGAACAAACACCTTTAACCGCCTATGCGCTTGAAGTTTTGGCCTTGCGCGCAGGTTTGCCACAAGATGTATTGCTGCATGTTAGTGGTGATGCGGTTGCAGTGGGTCAGGTCTTATGTGAAAGCGAAACCGTGAAAAAGTTAAGCTTTACCGGCTCAACTCAAGTCGGTCGTATCCTGATGCAGCAATGTGCGCCGACCATCAAAAAACTCTCCTTAGAACTTGGTGGCAATGCGCCAGTTCTGGTCTTTGATGACGCCAATCTTGAACAGGCTGTACAGGGCATTATGGCCAGTAAATTCCGTAATAGTGGACAGACCTGTGTTTGTGCGAACCGGATTTATGTACAAGATGGCATTTATGATGCGCTGGTAGAAAAACTGGTGGCTGCCGTTGCCAAGCTGAAAGTCGGTGATGGCCGTGATGAAGCTTCTACCCAAGGTCCATTAATTGATGAGGCTGCGATTGAAAAAGTGCAGTCACATATCGCTGATGCAGTGAGCAAAGGTGCACAGGTGAAAACCGGTGGACAGCGCTCAAATCTGGGCGGTACATTCTTCGAACCAACGCTTCTGACTGAAGTCACCCAGCAGATGCGTATTGCAAAAGAAGAAACTTTTGGACCGTTGGCGCCGTTATTCCGCTTCAAGACTGAAGAAGAAGCAATTCAGATGGCGAACGATACGGAATTCGGTCTGGCCACCTATGTATTTACCCAAAGTACAGCACGTCAGTGGCGTGTAGGCGAAGCCTTAGAATACGGTATGGTGGGAATCAATACCGGAGCTATCTCTAATGAGGTTGCGCCATTTGGTGGAGTCAAGCAATCAGGATTAGGCCGTGAAGGGTCCAAATTCGGTATGGATGA